A genome region from Salvia splendens isolate huo1 chromosome 19, SspV2, whole genome shotgun sequence includes the following:
- the LOC121778198 gene encoding uncharacterized protein LOC121778198 gives MGGDLRFMILKYLPKCINYYCFDEVDLKDGAEINLVELEFQGNCLHKDIPAYPGFVCIGDALFMAGGVFYDVPHPTFFKQISPTNYLSTAPLPVVGSSPVTWTRSPTSMDLARAGPMVAPLHDGRIFICGGTPIRSSWVEIYDPKTGQFLPRKLPAHIKRIPIARSCFQWTKELVMIYYDRWVYTELEFKDEHPMSCDIEGHQPTLLQYNLVTDKWIVFADNIPPPIDEMNKRNLIYVGGDLLFSIDYSYSWLVYDLSSRKVVGNVSVKLPGAKISGARVIDAFYVGGKTDVKSTSWFFYVFMPNVIKHQFRGVQYAKVEVVQRKDGDLYATVHMNGVLGISPYSDIYIIASSKRDAEEDMLEASTTSSKRDAEEDMLEASTTSSKRDAEEDMLEASTTSSSSKRDALLEERGKEKVMRSE, from the exons atggggggCGATCTACGGTTCATGATTTTGAAGTACTTACCTAAGTGTATCAACTACTATTGTTTTGACGAGGTGGATTTGAAGGATGGCGCTGAAATTAATCTAGTAGAATTAGAATTTCAAGGAAATTGTCTGCATAAAGACATTCCGGCTTACCCTGGATTTGTTTGTATCGGTGATGCCTTGTTCATGGCCGGAGGTGTCTTCTACGACGTCCCACATCCCACTTTTTTCAAACAGATATCTCCAACAAACTACTTGTCAACTGCGCCACTACCTGTTGTTGGTTCATCACCTGTGACTTGGACTCGTAGCCCCACTAGTATGGATTTAGCCCGAGCCGGCCCCATGGTAGCCCCATTACACGATGGCAGGATATTCATCTGCGGGGGCACTCCTATAAGAAGTAGTTGGGTTGAGATCTACGACCCCAAGACAGGCCAGTTCCTCCCTAGGAAATTGCCTGCCCACATCAAGCGTATTCCTATAGCAAGATCTTGCTTTCAGTGGACCAAAGAACTGGTTATGATATACTATGATAGATGGGTTTACACCGAACTAGAATTCAAAGACGAACACCCCATGTCCTGCGACATCGAAGGACATCAACCCACACTCCTCCAGTACAACTTGGTTACAGACAAGTGGATAGTCTTTGCAGATAACATCCCTCCCCCAATAGATGAAATGAataagaggaacctcatctatGTGGGTGGAGACCTTCTATTCAGTATCGACTATTCATATAGTTGGTTGGTCTACGATCTGTCCTCGAGGAAGGTGGTGGGAAACGTGAGTGTGAAGCTTCCGGGTGCGAAGATTTCGGGTGCGAGGGTTATTGATGCTTTCTATGTTGGCGGCAAGACTGATGTTAAAAGTACTAGTTGGTTCTTCTACGTATTCATGCCTAATGTGATTAAACACCAGTTTCGTGGTGTTCAATATGCCAAGGTCGAAGTAGTCCAACGCAAGGACGGGGATTTGTATGCTACAGTTCACATGAACGGTGTCTTGGGAATCTCTCCCTATTCCGACATCTACAT TATTGCAAGCTCTAAGAGAGATGCAGAGGAGGACATGTTGGAGGCAAGCACAACCAGCTCTAAGAGAGATGCAGAGGAGGACATGTTGGAGGCAAGCACAACCAGCTCTAAGAGAGATGCAGAGGAGGACATGTTGGAGGCAAGCACAACCAGCTCCAGCTCTAAGAGAGATGCATTGTTGGAGGAGAGAGGGAAAGAGAAGGTGATGAGAAGTGAATGA
- the LOC121778197 gene encoding putative FBD-associated F-box protein At5g56820 isoform X1: MAKRLRRRLQVEDDYTFQGDRISMLPDDILLLILSCLSLKEAIRSSLLCSRWRNLWIFLPKLDLDLDSTTILLQYHRKAYNITKLRSDYVRWVDRIFTILPNSSTNLVRFKVAFDLPLSFSGCVDYWVNSALRRKVESLDLILNTYAYSPEEFYYFPYHKGNFPDNLKLLKRLSLHCVNVSDAAVACLLGNCVLLEQLSLSRCGRMLSSLEVGGTLPVFKCLEISQCPSLSLVVVRDSNIVCIKYAGLGRPHCRFELHCRFELVGVPRLTQLWIQAAHGQDRNFYIRSIRGIIDMFDSVLPQLHTLKIYYNYKITCNDTLQSMMPNLKELVVVVESEFSDNCSLVPIIKWFSVAPCLQRFVLEASHQDETNAKINELWGPKRDYLINGSDYHVSEINNNNEVQLAYSHIKEVEFFGYRGVRNHLQMISWLVRHGVALERIVVDPRSFEIRPNMPWDRISRIQMDDEIIARKLAKKQLRHVNSRINVNIL; encoded by the exons ATGGCTAAAAGGCTACGGAGGCGACTACAAGTCGAAGATGACTACACG TTTCAGGGTGATCGAATTAGCATGCTTCCTGACGATATATTATTGTTAATATTATCTTGTTTGAGCTTGAAAGAAGCTATAAGAAGTAGCTTACTTTGCTCTCGATGGAGGAACTTGTGGATCTTCTTACCCAAACTAGATCTTGATCTGGATTCGACAACAATACTACTACAATACCACCGGAAAGCTTATAACATCACCAAGTTAAGAAGCGATTATGTTAGATGGGTTGATCGCATATTCACCATACTCCCAAATTCCTCCACTAACCTTGTCAGATTTAAAGTGGCGTTCGATTTACCTTTATCTTTTAGTGGATGTGTCGATTATTGGGTTAACTCCGCTTTGAGGAGAAAGGTTGAGAGTCTTGATTTGATCTTGAATACCTACGCCTACTCACCAGAAGAGTTTTACTATTTCCCATACCATAAAGGGAATTTTCCCGACAATCTGAAGCTGCTAAAGAGACTGAGTTTGCATTGTGTGAATGTGAGTGATGCCGCTGTGGCATGTTTGTTGGGAAACTGTGTTCTCCTCGAGCAACTATCCCTGTCCCGGTGTGGAAGAATGCTTTCGTCTCTGGAGGTTGGTGGGACGCTGCCGGTGTTCAAATGCCTAGAAATCAGCCAGTGCCCTAGCCTCTCTTTAGTTGTTGTTCGTGATTCTAATATTGTCTGCATCAAGTACGCTGGTCTGGGTAGACCACATTGTCGTTTCGAGCTACATTGTCGTTTCGAGCTAGTCGGTGTTCCTCGTCTTACTCAGCTCTGGATTCAGGCCGCACACGGCCAGGATAGGAATTTTTATATTAGGAGCATCAGAGGCATTATAGACATGTTTGATTCCGTGCTTCCACAACTACACACGCTCAAGATATACTACAACTACAAAATTACCTGCAAT GACACTTTGCAGAGTATGATGCCTAATCTAAAGGaattggtggtggtggttgagAGTGAGTTCAGTGACAATTGTTCTCTCGTGCCAATAATAAAATGGTTTAGTGTGGCACCTTGTTTGCAAAGATTTGTCCTAGAG GCGTCACACCAAGATGAAACCAATGCAAAAATTAATGAACTGTGGGGACCGAAAAGGGATTACTTGATTAATGGTAGTGATTATCATGTTTCGGAGATTAACAACAATAACGAAGTTCAACTGGCTTATTCTCACATCAAGGAAGTAGAGTTTTTTGGCTATCGTGGTGTGCGTAATCATCTTCAAATGATTAGTTGGTTGGTGCGACACGGTGTTGCACTAGAGAGGATAGTCGTGGATCCACGATCTTTCGAGATACGTCCGAATATGCCATGGGATCGCATTTCTCGAatccaaatggatgatgaaatAATTGCAAGGAAGCTTGCAAAGAAGCAACTTAGACATGTTAATTCAAGAATAAATGTCAACATTCTTTAG
- the LOC121778197 gene encoding putative F-box/FBD/LRR-repeat protein At5g22670 isoform X2: protein MAKRLRRRLQVEDDYTFQGDRISMLPDDILLLILSCLSLKEAIRSSLLCSRWRNLWIFLPKLDLDLDSTTILLQYHRKAYNITKLRSDYVRWVDRIFTILPNSSTNLVRFKVAFDLPLSFSGCVDYWVNSALRRKVESLDLILNTYAYSPEEFYYFPYHKGNFPDNLKLLKRLSLHCVNVSDAAVACLLGNCVLLEQLSLSRCGRMLSSLEVGGTLPVFKCLEISQCPSLSLVVVRDSNIVCIKYAGLGRPHCRFELHCRFELVGVPRLTQLWIQAAHGQDRNFYIRSIRGIIDMFDSVLPQLHTLKIYYNYKITCNDTLQSMMPNLKELVVVVESEFSDNCSLVPIIKWFSVAPCLQRFVLEEVEFFGYRGVRNHLQMISWLVRHGVALERIVVDPRSFEIRPNMPWDRISRIQMDDEIIARKLAKKQLRHVNSRINVNIL, encoded by the exons ATGGCTAAAAGGCTACGGAGGCGACTACAAGTCGAAGATGACTACACG TTTCAGGGTGATCGAATTAGCATGCTTCCTGACGATATATTATTGTTAATATTATCTTGTTTGAGCTTGAAAGAAGCTATAAGAAGTAGCTTACTTTGCTCTCGATGGAGGAACTTGTGGATCTTCTTACCCAAACTAGATCTTGATCTGGATTCGACAACAATACTACTACAATACCACCGGAAAGCTTATAACATCACCAAGTTAAGAAGCGATTATGTTAGATGGGTTGATCGCATATTCACCATACTCCCAAATTCCTCCACTAACCTTGTCAGATTTAAAGTGGCGTTCGATTTACCTTTATCTTTTAGTGGATGTGTCGATTATTGGGTTAACTCCGCTTTGAGGAGAAAGGTTGAGAGTCTTGATTTGATCTTGAATACCTACGCCTACTCACCAGAAGAGTTTTACTATTTCCCATACCATAAAGGGAATTTTCCCGACAATCTGAAGCTGCTAAAGAGACTGAGTTTGCATTGTGTGAATGTGAGTGATGCCGCTGTGGCATGTTTGTTGGGAAACTGTGTTCTCCTCGAGCAACTATCCCTGTCCCGGTGTGGAAGAATGCTTTCGTCTCTGGAGGTTGGTGGGACGCTGCCGGTGTTCAAATGCCTAGAAATCAGCCAGTGCCCTAGCCTCTCTTTAGTTGTTGTTCGTGATTCTAATATTGTCTGCATCAAGTACGCTGGTCTGGGTAGACCACATTGTCGTTTCGAGCTACATTGTCGTTTCGAGCTAGTCGGTGTTCCTCGTCTTACTCAGCTCTGGATTCAGGCCGCACACGGCCAGGATAGGAATTTTTATATTAGGAGCATCAGAGGCATTATAGACATGTTTGATTCCGTGCTTCCACAACTACACACGCTCAAGATATACTACAACTACAAAATTACCTGCAAT GACACTTTGCAGAGTATGATGCCTAATCTAAAGGaattggtggtggtggttgagAGTGAGTTCAGTGACAATTGTTCTCTCGTGCCAATAATAAAATGGTTTAGTGTGGCACCTTGTTTGCAAAGATTTGTCCTAGAG GAAGTAGAGTTTTTTGGCTATCGTGGTGTGCGTAATCATCTTCAAATGATTAGTTGGTTGGTGCGACACGGTGTTGCACTAGAGAGGATAGTCGTGGATCCACGATCTTTCGAGATACGTCCGAATATGCCATGGGATCGCATTTCTCGAatccaaatggatgatgaaatAATTGCAAGGAAGCTTGCAAAGAAGCAACTTAGACATGTTAATTCAAGAATAAATGTCAACATTCTTTAG